In Saccharothrix syringae, the following are encoded in one genomic region:
- a CDS encoding cutinase family protein, with translation MFPLRSLLGCLAIALTSVPAPAASAAAGCADLEVVFARATGEPAGLGSAGTPLVSAVKSGLPGATVASYAVDYAASSDQSSAGPGATDMTRHVKATAAACPGTRFALGGYSQGASVTDIAIGIRTVLGTGETIPADLADRVVAVVAFGNPLGMSGGRTIKDASPTYGPKSLEFCNRGDWICGGTGTWTGSGHLSYPRDGSVPAAAAFIAEQFDAA, from the coding sequence GTGTTCCCACTGCGATCACTGCTCGGTTGCCTCGCCATCGCGCTCACCTCGGTACCGGCACCCGCGGCCTCCGCCGCCGCCGGCTGCGCCGACCTGGAGGTGGTCTTCGCCCGCGCCACCGGCGAACCCGCCGGCCTCGGCTCGGCCGGCACCCCGCTGGTCTCGGCCGTGAAGTCCGGCCTGCCCGGCGCGACCGTCGCCTCCTACGCCGTGGACTACGCCGCCAGTTCCGACCAGAGCAGCGCCGGTCCCGGCGCGACCGACATGACCCGGCACGTCAAGGCCACCGCGGCCGCGTGCCCGGGCACGAGGTTCGCGCTCGGCGGCTACTCGCAGGGCGCCAGCGTCACCGACATCGCCATCGGCATCCGCACCGTCCTGGGCACCGGCGAGACCATCCCGGCCGACCTCGCGGACCGCGTCGTGGCCGTCGTCGCGTTCGGCAACCCGCTGGGCATGTCCGGCGGCCGGACCATCAAGGACGCCAGCCCGACCTACGGGCCCAAGAGCCTGGAGTTCTGCAACCGGGGCGACTGGATCTGCGGCGGCACCGGCACCTGGACCGGCTCCGGCCACCTGAGCTACCCGCGCGACGGCAGCGTGCCCGCCGCCGCGGCGTTCATCGCCGAGCAGTTCGACGCCGCCTGA